From Acidimicrobiales bacterium, the proteins below share one genomic window:
- a CDS encoding UDP-glucuronic acid decarboxylase family protein, giving the protein MTDRMHSWPAGQGRVVVTGGAGFLGSHLCDRLVERGHEVICIDNCVTGSTANVEHLMGRGDFRFVDQDVSRPLSVEGPVDAILHFASPASPRDYLELPIQTLKVGSLGTHNCLGLAKAKDARFLLASTSEVYGDPEVHPQTEDYWGHVNPIGPRGVYDEAKRFAEAITMAYHRAHGVDVRIVRIFNTYGPRMRPSDGRVVSNFLVQALQGKPLTIYGDGTQTRSFCHVDDEVAGILALLESDHVGPVNIGNPTELTVSGLAEMVVELTGSSSEIVHEPLPVDDPTQRRPDISLARSVLGWEPRVPIREGLARTLSYFEPGVSRRGR; this is encoded by the coding sequence TCCCACCTGTGTGATCGGTTGGTGGAGCGCGGCCACGAGGTGATCTGCATCGACAACTGCGTCACCGGGTCGACCGCCAACGTCGAGCACCTGATGGGCCGGGGCGACTTCAGGTTCGTCGACCAAGACGTGAGCAGGCCCCTGTCGGTCGAGGGCCCCGTGGACGCCATCCTCCACTTCGCCAGTCCCGCCTCGCCTCGCGACTACCTGGAGCTGCCCATCCAGACCCTCAAGGTCGGCAGCCTGGGCACCCACAACTGTCTGGGGCTGGCCAAGGCCAAGGACGCCCGGTTCCTCCTCGCCTCCACCAGCGAGGTCTACGGAGACCCCGAGGTCCATCCCCAGACCGAGGACTACTGGGGTCACGTGAACCCCATCGGTCCCCGCGGCGTCTATGACGAGGCCAAGCGGTTCGCCGAGGCCATCACCATGGCCTACCACCGCGCCCACGGAGTCGACGTCCGCATCGTCCGCATCTTCAACACCTACGGCCCCAGGATGCGGCCGTCCGACGGTCGGGTGGTGTCCAACTTCCTCGTCCAGGCCCTGCAGGGCAAGCCGCTGACTATCTACGGCGACGGCACCCAGACTCGGAGCTTCTGCCACGTCGACGACGAGGTGGCCGGGATACTCGCCCTGCTGGAGTCGGACCACGTGGGCCCGGTGAACATCGGCAACCCGACGGAGCTCACCGTGTCCGGATTGGCGGAGATGGTCGTCGAGCTCACGGGCTCGTCGTCGGAGATCGTCCACGAGCCTCTTCCGGTGGACGACCCCACCCAGCGCCGTCCCGACATCAGCCTGGCCCGGTCGGTGCTGGGATGGGAGCCCCGCGTCCCGATCCGCGAGGGGTTGGCCCGCACGCTGTCGTACTTCGAGCCCGGGGTGAGCCGCCGTGGCCGATGA
- a CDS encoding glycosyltransferase family 2 protein: MADEDETRYQRLSVVIPMFNERNTVAEVVRRVRAVDLPLDLEVIVVDDGSTDGSDKILAALEDSTLRVLTHESNRGKGAAIRTALAYARGDLVVIQDADAEYDPDDWPRLLDPILKGKALVVYGSRFTGERKSMPLGSWLGNRLLSLMTSLAYATTLSDMETGYKLFDRRVLDGITIESDRFDFEPEITAKVLRRGHRIYEVPISYAGRDSSEGTKFTWRDGMGALWTLARYRLRPDR; the protein is encoded by the coding sequence GTGGCCGATGAGGACGAGACGCGCTACCAGAGGCTGTCGGTCGTGATCCCGATGTTCAACGAGCGCAACACAGTGGCCGAGGTCGTTCGTCGGGTGCGCGCCGTCGACCTCCCGCTGGACCTCGAGGTCATCGTCGTCGACGACGGGTCGACCGACGGCAGCGACAAGATCCTCGCGGCACTCGAGGACTCGACGCTGCGGGTGCTCACCCATGAGTCGAACCGCGGCAAGGGAGCAGCGATCCGAACGGCCCTCGCCTACGCGAGGGGCGACCTGGTGGTCATCCAGGACGCGGACGCAGAGTACGACCCCGACGACTGGCCACGGCTGTTGGATCCCATCCTCAAGGGGAAGGCCCTGGTCGTCTACGGCAGCCGCTTCACCGGCGAGCGCAAGAGCATGCCCCTCGGCAGCTGGCTGGGCAACCGGCTGCTGTCGCTCATGACGAGCCTGGCCTACGCCACGACGCTCTCGGACATGGAGACGGGCTACAAGCTCTTCGACCGCCGGGTCCTCGACGGCATCACCATCGAGTCGGACCGCTTCGACTTCGAGCCCGAGATCACGGCCAAAGTCCTGCGCAGGGGGCACCGCATCTACGAGGTCCCCATCTCGTATGCAGGCCGGGACTCCAGCGAAGGCACCAAGTTCACCTGGCGGGACGGGATGGGCGCCCTGTGGACGCTCGCCCGCTATCGCCTGCGGCCCGATCGGTGA
- a CDS encoding glycosyltransferase family 2 protein, with product MSQPGAERPRKEPSPEVARRVDAVVVNYNARDELLACVRSLRADGVADVVVVDNGSADGSGSALTAADPGARLVETGANLGYGGGANRGLAQGHRELVLVCNADVVVHPGTMAAIMAALDADPRLALVGPRLINPDETLYPSARTFPSLVDAIGHGFLGLVAPRNRFSRSYKMLDWDHRGRRGVDWVSGSCFLARRRALEDLGGFDVSYFMYLEDVDLCWRLRRAGWGVAYEPSACVLHVQGVSTDLHPYRMIVEHHRSLLRFAWRTTSGWRRFLLPVVAVGLALRASAAAAQRAAGRPRPPR from the coding sequence GTGAGCCAACCCGGCGCGGAGCGACCTCGCAAGGAGCCCTCGCCCGAGGTCGCCCGGCGGGTCGACGCGGTGGTCGTGAACTACAACGCCCGCGACGAGCTGCTCGCGTGCGTGCGGAGCCTGCGGGCCGACGGCGTCGCCGACGTCGTCGTCGTCGACAACGGCTCCGCGGACGGATCGGGCTCCGCCCTGACTGCAGCCGATCCCGGCGCCAGGCTCGTCGAGACCGGCGCCAACCTCGGCTACGGCGGCGGCGCCAACCGGGGGCTGGCGCAGGGCCATCGCGAGCTGGTGCTCGTGTGCAACGCCGACGTCGTCGTGCACCCCGGCACCATGGCCGCCATCATGGCCGCCCTCGACGCCGACCCTCGTCTGGCGCTGGTCGGACCTCGGCTGATCAATCCCGACGAGACGCTGTACCCCTCGGCGCGCACGTTCCCGTCCCTGGTCGACGCCATCGGCCACGGCTTCCTGGGCTTGGTGGCCCCCCGGAACCGGTTCAGTCGGAGCTACAAGATGCTGGACTGGGACCACCGCGGCAGACGGGGCGTCGACTGGGTGTCGGGGTCGTGCTTCCTCGCCCGGCGCCGGGCGCTCGAGGACCTGGGCGGCTTCGACGTCTCCTACTTCATGTACCTGGAGGACGTCGATCTCTGCTGGCGTCTCCGGCGCGCCGGGTGGGGGGTTGCCTACGAGCCGTCAGCGTGTGTCCTCCATGTCCAGGGAGTCTCGACCGATCTGCACCCGTACCGGATGATCGTCGAGCATCATCGATCGCTGCTGCGATTCGCGTGGCGCACGACGTCGGGCTGGCGCCGGTTCCTGCTGCCCGTGGTCGCCGTGGGACTGGCATTGCGGGCCAGCGCCGCGGCTGCCCAGCGCGCCGCGGGCAGGCCCCGACCCCCGCGGTAG
- a CDS encoding NDP-sugar synthase: MRAVVLVGGEGTRLRPLTNTIPKQLLPVVEQTMIERVLSHLAAHGVEEAVLSLGYRPHAFFTAFPEGRASGVRLGYAVEPAPLDTAGAIAFAAAHGGIDETFLVVNGDVLTDIDVGGLIRFHRKRGAEASISLTPVEDPSAFGVVPTDADGRVLAFIEKPEPGRAPTNLINAGTYVLEPSVLDLIDRERRVSIERETFPAMVEGGRLFALASDAYWVDAGTPAKYLQAHRDLLSGARPGPPSPGARETSPGVWVLGTPVIDGQVRADSLIGDGARVASGATVEDSVVGAGARVDGGASVIGSVLLPGACVAAGATVDASVVGPAAVVGEGAVVRGLSVVGAGAILDPGARVDGDRVPA; the protein is encoded by the coding sequence GTGAGAGCCGTCGTGCTGGTCGGGGGCGAGGGGACGCGCCTGCGGCCGCTCACCAACACCATCCCCAAGCAGCTGCTCCCGGTCGTTGAGCAGACGATGATCGAGCGCGTCCTCTCCCACCTGGCCGCCCACGGTGTGGAGGAGGCGGTGTTGTCGCTCGGCTATCGGCCGCATGCCTTCTTCACCGCCTTTCCTGAGGGGCGGGCCAGCGGGGTCCGGCTCGGCTACGCCGTCGAGCCCGCGCCGCTGGACACCGCCGGCGCCATCGCCTTCGCCGCGGCCCATGGCGGCATCGACGAAACCTTCCTCGTCGTGAACGGCGACGTCCTCACCGATATCGACGTGGGCGGGCTGATCCGCTTCCACCGCAAGCGAGGGGCCGAGGCGTCGATCAGCCTGACGCCCGTTGAGGACCCGTCCGCCTTCGGCGTGGTGCCGACCGACGCCGACGGTCGGGTGCTCGCCTTCATCGAGAAGCCCGAGCCCGGCAGGGCTCCGACCAATCTGATCAACGCCGGCACCTACGTCCTCGAGCCCTCGGTTCTCGACCTGATCGACCGCGAGCGGCGCGTGTCGATCGAGCGGGAGACGTTTCCGGCGATGGTGGAGGGCGGGCGACTGTTCGCACTTGCCTCGGACGCCTACTGGGTCGACGCCGGTACGCCCGCCAAGTACCTCCAGGCCCACCGCGACCTGCTGTCCGGTGCCCGCCCCGGCCCACCGTCGCCTGGCGCCCGGGAGACATCGCCCGGCGTGTGGGTGCTGGGTACGCCGGTGATCGACGGTCAGGTGCGGGCCGACTCGCTGATCGGCGACGGCGCCCGTGTGGCGAGCGGGGCGACGGTCGAGGACTCCGTGGTCGGAGCCGGCGCCCGGGTTGATGGCGGCGCATCGGTGATCGGCTCGGTCCTGCTGCCGGGCGCCTGCGTGGCGGCCGGGGCGACGGTGGACGCGTCCGTGGTCGGGCCGGCGGCGGTGGTAGGCGAGGGCGCGGTCGTCCGCGGGCTGTCGGTGGTGGGTGCCGGAGCGATCCTCGATCCCGGCGCCCGGGTCGACGGCGATCGGGTGCCAGCGTGA
- a CDS encoding NAD-dependent epimerase/dehydratase family protein, whose translation MVTGGAGFIGSTLVDRLLAEGHAVDVVDDLSSGSLTNLADARSGSTNDMTFHHLDIRSPQLVDLMARRPPEVVFHLAAQADVRVSVNDPVLDADINILGSLRVLEGARRAGVSKIVFAASGGTLYGDVRPSDLPARESLPQIPMSPYGVSKMAVVDYLKAYRELHNIEFCALALANVYGPRQDPHGEAGVVAIFAGHLVAGERCTIFGDGSQTRDFVFVDDVVDAMARAGQRGGGLLINVGTGTETSVLRLYETMASEAGSSQRPVHAPARPGELQRSALDPGRAAIHLGWKPWTSLAEGTAAVLAATSPGAGGGGRRRPAKGGRGSGQRNRSSR comes from the coding sequence ATGGTCACCGGCGGTGCCGGGTTCATCGGCTCGACCCTCGTCGACCGCCTCCTCGCCGAGGGTCACGCCGTGGACGTGGTCGACGACCTGTCGAGCGGCTCGCTGACGAACCTGGCCGACGCCCGCTCCGGGTCGACGAACGACATGACCTTCCACCACCTCGACATCCGCTCGCCCCAGCTGGTCGATCTCATGGCCCGGCGGCCGCCAGAGGTGGTCTTCCATCTGGCCGCCCAGGCTGACGTGCGGGTGTCGGTCAACGACCCCGTGCTCGACGCCGACATCAACATCCTCGGCAGCCTGCGGGTCCTCGAAGGAGCGAGGCGGGCGGGGGTGTCGAAGATCGTCTTCGCCGCCAGCGGCGGCACCCTCTACGGCGACGTCCGTCCATCCGACCTACCGGCGCGGGAGTCGCTTCCGCAGATCCCGATGTCCCCGTACGGGGTCAGCAAGATGGCCGTGGTCGACTACCTCAAGGCCTATCGGGAGCTGCACAACATCGAGTTCTGCGCGCTGGCCCTCGCGAACGTCTACGGGCCCCGTCAGGATCCCCACGGCGAGGCGGGCGTGGTCGCCATCTTCGCCGGTCACCTCGTCGCCGGCGAGCGCTGCACGATCTTCGGTGACGGCTCCCAGACGCGGGACTTCGTCTTCGTGGACGACGTCGTCGACGCCATGGCCCGCGCAGGCCAGCGGGGTGGCGGCCTGCTCATCAACGTGGGAACCGGCACCGAGACGTCAGTCCTCCGGCTGTACGAGACGATGGCCAGCGAGGCGGGCAGCTCGCAACGGCCCGTCCACGCGCCCGCCAGGCCGGGAGAGCTCCAGCGCTCCGCCCTCGACCCCGGGCGGGCGGCCATCCACCTGGGCTGGAAGCCATGGACGAGCCTGGCGGAGGGAACGGCTGCCGTGCTGGCGGCGACGTCGCCCGGCGCTGGCGGCGGCGGCCGACGCCGACCGGCCAAGGGCGGGCGCGGATCCGGTCAGCGGAACAGATCCTCCCGGTAG
- the cofE gene encoding coenzyme F420-0:L-glutamate ligase, with protein sequence MSLEVLPVAGLPEVGDGDVLADLIAERIDLADGDVVVVTQKIVSKAEGRLVPVDPDDPRSVRELVESEATRVLRRRQDLIMTETRHGFVCANSGVDLSNVEMGRAALLPVDPDRSARRIRDGLRARKGVTVGVVVSDTFGRTWRRGSTDVAIGVAGVAAVVDLRGTRDSRGRVLVGTEICVADELAGAAELVMGKARGVPVAVVRGVDPTWLRESSVTAEVVRPYREDLFR encoded by the coding sequence GTGAGCCTGGAGGTCCTGCCCGTCGCCGGCCTGCCCGAGGTCGGCGACGGCGACGTGCTGGCCGACCTCATCGCCGAGCGGATCGACCTCGCCGACGGCGACGTCGTGGTCGTCACCCAGAAGATCGTGTCCAAGGCCGAAGGGCGACTGGTACCCGTTGACCCCGACGATCCCCGATCGGTACGGGAGCTGGTCGAGAGCGAGGCCACGCGAGTCCTGCGCCGCCGGCAGGACCTGATCATGACCGAGACCCGCCACGGGTTCGTGTGCGCCAACTCCGGCGTCGACCTCTCGAACGTCGAGATGGGTCGCGCCGCGCTCCTACCCGTCGACCCCGACCGCTCGGCGCGCCGCATACGCGACGGCTTGCGGGCCCGGAAGGGCGTCACTGTAGGGGTCGTCGTGTCGGACACCTTCGGACGGACGTGGCGCCGTGGAAGCACGGACGTCGCCATCGGGGTGGCCGGCGTCGCCGCCGTGGTGGACCTCCGCGGCACCCGGGACTCGCGGGGCCGGGTCCTCGTGGGAACCGAGATCTGCGTAGCGGACGAGCTGGCGGGAGCGGCCGAGCTGGTGATGGGCAAGGCAAGAGGTGTGCCGGTGGCCGTGGTGCGCGGGGTCGATCCGACCTGGCTGCGCGAGTCGTCGGTGACGGCGGAGGTGGTGCGGCCCTACCGGGAGGATCTGTTCCGCTGA
- the cofD gene encoding 2-phospho-L-lactate transferase — translation MIAALAGGVGAARLLGGMTRVVPERDITVVINTGDDTVLHGLHVSPDLDTVTYSLAGVVNPETGWGLAGETWAAMDALERYGGATWFRLGDRDLATHLYRTQRLHDGAPLSTITSEVATSWGVGPSLLPMSDDPVRTRVTLAGNGGGEPGGRPEETEVEFQDYFVRRRHAVEVQAVRFEGAESARPAPGVLEAIEGATTVVVCPSNPIVSIGPILAVPGVEETIARRRADTVAVSPIVAGAALKGPADRLLTELGHEASVVGVARLYARLASILVVDEADAALADRVEAEGLRCVVAPAVMSTPERAAALAKVVLAAGGRRS, via the coding sequence GTGATCGCTGCCCTGGCCGGAGGCGTGGGCGCCGCCCGCCTGCTGGGGGGCATGACCCGCGTGGTCCCCGAACGCGACATCACCGTCGTGATCAACACGGGTGACGACACGGTCCTGCACGGCCTGCACGTGAGCCCGGACCTCGACACCGTCACCTACAGCCTGGCCGGCGTCGTCAACCCGGAGACGGGCTGGGGACTGGCGGGCGAGACGTGGGCGGCCATGGACGCGCTCGAGCGCTACGGCGGCGCCACCTGGTTCCGGCTCGGAGACCGCGACCTGGCGACCCATCTCTACCGCACGCAACGGCTGCACGACGGCGCGCCGCTGTCGACCATCACCTCCGAGGTCGCCACCAGCTGGGGCGTCGGGCCCAGCCTCCTTCCGATGTCCGACGACCCGGTGCGGACCCGCGTCACGCTCGCCGGCAACGGCGGGGGCGAGCCCGGAGGCCGGCCCGAGGAGACAGAGGTGGAGTTCCAGGACTACTTCGTGCGCCGACGGCACGCCGTGGAGGTACAGGCCGTGCGCTTCGAGGGCGCCGAGTCGGCCCGCCCGGCGCCCGGCGTGCTCGAGGCCATCGAGGGGGCGACCACGGTCGTCGTGTGCCCGTCCAATCCCATCGTCTCCATCGGGCCGATCCTGGCCGTGCCCGGAGTCGAGGAGACCATCGCCCGCCGTCGGGCCGACACGGTGGCGGTGTCGCCCATCGTGGCCGGCGCCGCCCTCAAGGGCCCCGCTGACCGGCTGCTCACCGAGCTCGGCCACGAGGCCTCGGTGGTCGGCGTGGCCCGGCTCTACGCTCGCCTGGCGTCCATCCTGGTCGTGGACGAGGCGGACGCCGCCCTCGCCGACCGGGTCGAGGCCGAGGGGCTGCGGTGCGTCGTGGCCCCGGCGGTGATGAGCACGCCCGAGCGGGCCGCCGCCCTGGCCAAGGTGGTACTGGCCGCGGGCGGCAGACGGTCGTGA